One genomic window of Lytechinus variegatus isolate NC3 chromosome 1, Lvar_3.0, whole genome shotgun sequence includes the following:
- the LOC121418448 gene encoding electroneutral sodium bicarbonate exchanger 1-like isoform X3, which yields MNGPVGEDPEVVVDTGAGRASRHIDNKDISNHRSEEMFGGADKDRKKGHQNGHASPVSNGPSSPMSPAAQILNFENEVGETPQQRVQFLLGGEGENQKETPPVYSEMEELFYDKEGRLLEWKETARWVKYEENVDHGAGRWSKPHVATLSLHSLFELRKFIRNGGVQLNMEAEDLEQIIDLALDHLVATNVLEEDQRIIAREALLTRHRHHKQKKKKEPENKAYNKGRRKSSMFPGMDRSMSDIGRSQSTGNNTVSMEQEAQMKEGEMRKNSSANALTKMPEGARTESRGSVGRVGTSESLDQKEKEVKNEKAKFLRKIPAGAEASNVLVGEVDFVEKPMVAFIRLAEGKILSEITEVPIPTRFVFLLLGPPTEDKKKYREIGRCMATLMTDDVFHEVAYKARDREDLLAGLDEFLEQVTVLPPGTWDPNIRIEPPKQTLSSEMRRQSQHFIHPSDAIKEEDDDKFDLARTGRLFGGLIQDIKKKAPFYWSEYYHALNIQCLASFVFMYIACITPIITFGGLLGDATDDYIAAFESLIGAAICGVAYHLFSGQPLTIIGSTGPILIFETIMYQLCGSFGIDYISFRVWIGFWTCVICIILVATDASALVRYFTRFTEEAFSSLISFIFIVEAFENLFEISHEYPIKTNVKIGEYFDEHAMNVTECMCEYQNETIDPTHYNWTEVTEEDCKAVNGTLTGDCETHHEPVPDVFLFSCALFFGTFVLAYALKNFRNSNFFPTKVRYIISDFGVFMAFLAMTGIDIWVGIPTPKLTVPDTFRPTRPDRGWVIPLFNNPWWTYFAAIVPALLCSILIFMDQQITAVIVNRRENKLKKGFGYHLDLLVIAILLFVMSVLGMPWFVAATVLSINHVDSLRVMSETTIPGEPPKVEGCREQRVTGILVFALIGVSSLLTSVLKFIPMPVLFGVFLYMGISSLRGVQFVDRIMLYLIPAKHQPDYVYLRHVKLWRVHLFTLVQLTCLVLLWLIKTSKASIVFPLMVLAVVFVRKLMEFVFTQYELNVLDDVIPESQKRAKDDEEKILEEEREQVTRARTGTLTIALESGQTLTVPAEKVTYTPRDSEMNSEIENAKALSKLSGSPLPTVRNRRAASKTIKDVEANPEEGIELPSGTSSFGVQADMDDTRF from the exons ACCACCGATCAGAAGAAATGTTTGGGGGTGCTGACAAGGACCGTAAGAAGGGCCACCAGAACGGGCATGCTAGCCCGGTCAGCAATGGACCCAGCTCTCCTATGAGCCCAGCTGCACAAATACTCAACTTCGAGAACG AGGTTGGAGAGACACCACAACAGCGTGTGCAGTTCTTGTTGGGTGGCGAAGGAGAAAATCAGAAAGAGACACCACCAGTCTACTCGGAAATGGAGGAATTGTTTTATGACAAAGAGGGTCGATTACTGGAATGGAAAGAAACGGCGAG ATGGGTGAAATACGAAGAGAATGTCGACCACGGCGCCGGTAGATGGAGCAAACCTCACGTTGCCACCCTGTCCCTTCACAGTCTCTTCGAACTCCGGAAGTTCATCAGAAATGGTGGAGTCCAACTCAACATGGAGGCTGAGGATCTCGAACAAATCAttg ATCTTGCACTGGACCATCTGGTAGCCACAAACGTGCTGGAGGAGGACCAGCGAATCATCGCCCGTGAGGCCCTCCTTACCCGCCATCGTCATCAcaaacagaagaagaagaaggagccTGAAAACAAAGCCTACAATAaaggacgaaggaaaagcaGCATGTTCCCCGGTATGGACCGCAGTATGTCCGATATTGGCCGCAGTCAGTCCACAGGAAACAACACAGTCAGCATGGAACAAG AGGCACAAATGAAGGAAGGAGAGATGAGGAAAAACTCGAGCGCAAATGCTTTGACGAAAATGCCCGAAGGTGCCCGAACAGAGAGCAGAGGGTCTGTCGGAAGGGTCGGCACATCGGAGAGTCTAGACCAGAAGGAGAAAGAAGTTAAAAATGAGAAG GCCAAATTCCTTCGAAAGATCCCGGCCGGTGCCGAGGCCTCCAATGTACTCGTGGGCGAGGTCGACTTCGTTGAGAAGCCCATGGTCGCCTTCATCCGCCTTGCCGAGGGTAAAATCCTCTCCGAGATCACCGAGGTGCCCATCCCGACCCGCTTCGTCTTCCTCCTGTTAGGACCCCCTACAGAGGATAAGAAGAAATACCGTGAAATCGGCCGTTGCATGGCAACCCTTATGACAGACGAT GTCTTCCACGAAGTAGCTTACAAAGCAAGAGATAGGGAAGATCTATTAGCCGGTCTTGATGAGTTCTTAGAACAGGTCACTGTACTACCCCCAG GTACGTGGGATCCTAATATCCGTATCGAACCCCCCAAGCAGACGCTATCATCTGAAATGAGAAGACAATCTCAGCACTTCATCCATCCCAGTGACGCAATcaaggaagaagatgatgacaaATTTGATCTTGCCAGAACAGGAAG ATTATTCGGTGGTTTAATCCAAGACATCAAGAAGAAAGCACCGTTCTATTGGAGCGAATACTACCACGCCCTCAACATCCAATGCTTGGCATCCTTTGTTTTCATGTACATCGCCTGTATCACCCCCATCATCACATTCGGCGGTTTGCTTGGTGATGCCACGGATGACTACATT GCTGCTTTTGAGAGTTTGATTGGAGCTGCCATCTGTGGAGTTGCGTACCATCTCTTCTCTGGTCAACCTCTTACGATTATCGGTAGTACGGGGCCTATCCTCATCTTTGAGACGATCATGTACCAACTTTGTGG GTCGTTTGGAATTGATTATATCTCGTTCCGTGTTTGGATCGGATTTTGGACTTGTGTGATCTGCATCATCTTGGTGGCTACGGATGCCAGTGCCTTGGTTCGATACTTCACCAGGTTCACGGAAGAGGCTTTCTCGTCTCTCATCTCGTTCATCTTCATCGTAGAAGCCTTTGAGAACCTGTTCGAGATCAGTCACGAGTACCCGATCAAGAC TAATGTGAAGATCGGTGAGTACTTCGACGAGCACGCCATGAACGTGACGGAATGCATGTGCGAGTACCAGAACGAGACCATCGACCCAACTCACTACAACTGGACAGAGGTGACCGAAGAAGACTGTAAAGCCGTCAACGGAACCCTGACCGGAGACTGTGAAACCCACCACGAGCCCGTCCCCGATGTCTTCCTGTTCTCCTGCGCGCTTTTCTTTGGCACCTTTGTCCTCGCCTATGCTCTCAAGAACTTCCGCAATAGCAACTTCTTCCCAACCAAG GTCCGCTACATCATCAGTGATTTCGGTGTGTTCATGGCTTTCTTGGCCATGACTGGAATTGATATCTGGGTGGGCATCCCGACTCCTAAGCTCACCGTACCAGACACATTCAGG CCTACTCGCCCAGACCGTGGATGGGTGATCCCACTCTTCAACAACCCCTGGTGGACTTACTTCGCCGCCATCGTCCCGGCCCTTCTCTGCTCCATCCTCATCTTCATGGACCAACAGATCACGGCCGTCATTGTCAACCGTCGCGAAAATAAACTCAAG AAAGGATTCGGCTACCATCTGGATCTCCTCGTCATCGCCATTCTCCTCTTCGTCATGTCCGTGCTCGGTATGCCGTGGTTCGTCGCCGCTACCGTTCTCTCTATCAACCACGTCGACAGCTTGCGCGTCATGTCGGAGACCACCATCCCCGGAGAGCCTCCCAAGGTCGAAGGCTGCAG GGAGCAACGTGTTACCGGTATCCTGGTGTTTGCTTTGATTGGTGTATCCAGTCTGCTAACTTCAGTTCTTAAG TTCATCCCCATGCCTGTTCTCTTTGGTGTTTTCTTGTACATGGGTATCTCATCACTGCGTGGAGTTCAG TTCGTGGACCGTATCATGTTGTACCTGATCCCGGCCAAACATCAACCCGACTATGTCTACCTTCGCCACGTGAAGCTATGGAGGGTTCACCTCTTTACCCTGGTCCAGCTGACGTGTCTTGTTCTGCTCTGGCTCATCAAGACATCAAAGGCATCAATCGTCTTCCCTCTCATG GTGTTGGCTGTTGTCTTCGTCCGTAAACTCATGGAATTCGTGTTCACTCAGTACGAGTTGAACGTACTGGATGACGTCATACCTGAAAGTCAAAAGCGCGCCAAGGACGACGAGGAAAAGATTTTGGAGGAGGAACGCGAGCAG GTGACCCGCGCTCGCACAGGTACACTCACCATCGCACTGGAGAGTGGTCAGACCTTGACTGTGCCCGCTGAGAAGGTGACGTACACCCCACGTGACTCGGAAATGAACTCTGAAATCGAGAACGCCAAGGCGCTGAGTAAGCTCAGCGGATCGCCCCTACCCACTGTCCGCAACCG CCGTGCCGCGTCTAAAACAATCAAGGACGTAGAAGCAAACCCAGAAGAAGGAATCGAACTCCCAAGCGGTACCTCAAGTTTCGGCGTTCAGGCCGATATGGACGATACGcgtttttaa
- the LOC121418448 gene encoding electroneutral sodium bicarbonate exchanger 1-like isoform X1, with product MTFHGFQVYRLRPLDEIECSFDDDRFSTSTPVYTPAVSRDRGLLQESPVSTRIRRARGIMNGPVGEDPEVVVDTGAGRASRHIDNKDISNHRSEEMFGGADKDRKKGHQNGHASPVSNGPSSPMSPAAQILNFENEVGETPQQRVQFLLGGEGENQKETPPVYSEMEELFYDKEGRLLEWKETARWVKYEENVDHGAGRWSKPHVATLSLHSLFELRKFIRNGGVQLNMEAEDLEQIIDLALDHLVATNVLEEDQRIIAREALLTRHRHHKQKKKKEPENKAYNKGRRKSSMFPGMDRSMSDIGRSQSTGNNTVSMEQEAQMKEGEMRKNSSANALTKMPEGARTESRGSVGRVGTSESLDQKEKEVKNEKAKFLRKIPAGAEASNVLVGEVDFVEKPMVAFIRLAEGKILSEITEVPIPTRFVFLLLGPPTEDKKKYREIGRCMATLMTDDVFHEVAYKARDREDLLAGLDEFLEQVTVLPPGTWDPNIRIEPPKQTLSSEMRRQSQHFIHPSDAIKEEDDDKFDLARTGRLFGGLIQDIKKKAPFYWSEYYHALNIQCLASFVFMYIACITPIITFGGLLGDATDDYIAAFESLIGAAICGVAYHLFSGQPLTIIGSTGPILIFETIMYQLCGSFGIDYISFRVWIGFWTCVICIILVATDASALVRYFTRFTEEAFSSLISFIFIVEAFENLFEISHEYPIKTNVKIGEYFDEHAMNVTECMCEYQNETIDPTHYNWTEVTEEDCKAVNGTLTGDCETHHEPVPDVFLFSCALFFGTFVLAYALKNFRNSNFFPTKVRYIISDFGVFMAFLAMTGIDIWVGIPTPKLTVPDTFRPTRPDRGWVIPLFNNPWWTYFAAIVPALLCSILIFMDQQITAVIVNRRENKLKKGFGYHLDLLVIAILLFVMSVLGMPWFVAATVLSINHVDSLRVMSETTIPGEPPKVEGCREQRVTGILVFALIGVSSLLTSVLKFIPMPVLFGVFLYMGISSLRGVQFVDRIMLYLIPAKHQPDYVYLRHVKLWRVHLFTLVQLTCLVLLWLIKTSKASIVFPLMVLAVVFVRKLMEFVFTQYELNVLDDVIPESQKRAKDDEEKILEEEREQVTRARTGTLTIALESGQTLTVPAEKVTYTPRDSEMNSEIENAKALSKLSGSPLPTVRNRRAASKTIKDVEANPEEGIELPSGTSSFGVQADMDDTRF from the exons ACCACCGATCAGAAGAAATGTTTGGGGGTGCTGACAAGGACCGTAAGAAGGGCCACCAGAACGGGCATGCTAGCCCGGTCAGCAATGGACCCAGCTCTCCTATGAGCCCAGCTGCACAAATACTCAACTTCGAGAACG AGGTTGGAGAGACACCACAACAGCGTGTGCAGTTCTTGTTGGGTGGCGAAGGAGAAAATCAGAAAGAGACACCACCAGTCTACTCGGAAATGGAGGAATTGTTTTATGACAAAGAGGGTCGATTACTGGAATGGAAAGAAACGGCGAG ATGGGTGAAATACGAAGAGAATGTCGACCACGGCGCCGGTAGATGGAGCAAACCTCACGTTGCCACCCTGTCCCTTCACAGTCTCTTCGAACTCCGGAAGTTCATCAGAAATGGTGGAGTCCAACTCAACATGGAGGCTGAGGATCTCGAACAAATCAttg ATCTTGCACTGGACCATCTGGTAGCCACAAACGTGCTGGAGGAGGACCAGCGAATCATCGCCCGTGAGGCCCTCCTTACCCGCCATCGTCATCAcaaacagaagaagaagaaggagccTGAAAACAAAGCCTACAATAaaggacgaaggaaaagcaGCATGTTCCCCGGTATGGACCGCAGTATGTCCGATATTGGCCGCAGTCAGTCCACAGGAAACAACACAGTCAGCATGGAACAAG AGGCACAAATGAAGGAAGGAGAGATGAGGAAAAACTCGAGCGCAAATGCTTTGACGAAAATGCCCGAAGGTGCCCGAACAGAGAGCAGAGGGTCTGTCGGAAGGGTCGGCACATCGGAGAGTCTAGACCAGAAGGAGAAAGAAGTTAAAAATGAGAAG GCCAAATTCCTTCGAAAGATCCCGGCCGGTGCCGAGGCCTCCAATGTACTCGTGGGCGAGGTCGACTTCGTTGAGAAGCCCATGGTCGCCTTCATCCGCCTTGCCGAGGGTAAAATCCTCTCCGAGATCACCGAGGTGCCCATCCCGACCCGCTTCGTCTTCCTCCTGTTAGGACCCCCTACAGAGGATAAGAAGAAATACCGTGAAATCGGCCGTTGCATGGCAACCCTTATGACAGACGAT GTCTTCCACGAAGTAGCTTACAAAGCAAGAGATAGGGAAGATCTATTAGCCGGTCTTGATGAGTTCTTAGAACAGGTCACTGTACTACCCCCAG GTACGTGGGATCCTAATATCCGTATCGAACCCCCCAAGCAGACGCTATCATCTGAAATGAGAAGACAATCTCAGCACTTCATCCATCCCAGTGACGCAATcaaggaagaagatgatgacaaATTTGATCTTGCCAGAACAGGAAG ATTATTCGGTGGTTTAATCCAAGACATCAAGAAGAAAGCACCGTTCTATTGGAGCGAATACTACCACGCCCTCAACATCCAATGCTTGGCATCCTTTGTTTTCATGTACATCGCCTGTATCACCCCCATCATCACATTCGGCGGTTTGCTTGGTGATGCCACGGATGACTACATT GCTGCTTTTGAGAGTTTGATTGGAGCTGCCATCTGTGGAGTTGCGTACCATCTCTTCTCTGGTCAACCTCTTACGATTATCGGTAGTACGGGGCCTATCCTCATCTTTGAGACGATCATGTACCAACTTTGTGG GTCGTTTGGAATTGATTATATCTCGTTCCGTGTTTGGATCGGATTTTGGACTTGTGTGATCTGCATCATCTTGGTGGCTACGGATGCCAGTGCCTTGGTTCGATACTTCACCAGGTTCACGGAAGAGGCTTTCTCGTCTCTCATCTCGTTCATCTTCATCGTAGAAGCCTTTGAGAACCTGTTCGAGATCAGTCACGAGTACCCGATCAAGAC TAATGTGAAGATCGGTGAGTACTTCGACGAGCACGCCATGAACGTGACGGAATGCATGTGCGAGTACCAGAACGAGACCATCGACCCAACTCACTACAACTGGACAGAGGTGACCGAAGAAGACTGTAAAGCCGTCAACGGAACCCTGACCGGAGACTGTGAAACCCACCACGAGCCCGTCCCCGATGTCTTCCTGTTCTCCTGCGCGCTTTTCTTTGGCACCTTTGTCCTCGCCTATGCTCTCAAGAACTTCCGCAATAGCAACTTCTTCCCAACCAAG GTCCGCTACATCATCAGTGATTTCGGTGTGTTCATGGCTTTCTTGGCCATGACTGGAATTGATATCTGGGTGGGCATCCCGACTCCTAAGCTCACCGTACCAGACACATTCAGG CCTACTCGCCCAGACCGTGGATGGGTGATCCCACTCTTCAACAACCCCTGGTGGACTTACTTCGCCGCCATCGTCCCGGCCCTTCTCTGCTCCATCCTCATCTTCATGGACCAACAGATCACGGCCGTCATTGTCAACCGTCGCGAAAATAAACTCAAG AAAGGATTCGGCTACCATCTGGATCTCCTCGTCATCGCCATTCTCCTCTTCGTCATGTCCGTGCTCGGTATGCCGTGGTTCGTCGCCGCTACCGTTCTCTCTATCAACCACGTCGACAGCTTGCGCGTCATGTCGGAGACCACCATCCCCGGAGAGCCTCCCAAGGTCGAAGGCTGCAG GGAGCAACGTGTTACCGGTATCCTGGTGTTTGCTTTGATTGGTGTATCCAGTCTGCTAACTTCAGTTCTTAAG TTCATCCCCATGCCTGTTCTCTTTGGTGTTTTCTTGTACATGGGTATCTCATCACTGCGTGGAGTTCAG TTCGTGGACCGTATCATGTTGTACCTGATCCCGGCCAAACATCAACCCGACTATGTCTACCTTCGCCACGTGAAGCTATGGAGGGTTCACCTCTTTACCCTGGTCCAGCTGACGTGTCTTGTTCTGCTCTGGCTCATCAAGACATCAAAGGCATCAATCGTCTTCCCTCTCATG GTGTTGGCTGTTGTCTTCGTCCGTAAACTCATGGAATTCGTGTTCACTCAGTACGAGTTGAACGTACTGGATGACGTCATACCTGAAAGTCAAAAGCGCGCCAAGGACGACGAGGAAAAGATTTTGGAGGAGGAACGCGAGCAG GTGACCCGCGCTCGCACAGGTACACTCACCATCGCACTGGAGAGTGGTCAGACCTTGACTGTGCCCGCTGAGAAGGTGACGTACACCCCACGTGACTCGGAAATGAACTCTGAAATCGAGAACGCCAAGGCGCTGAGTAAGCTCAGCGGATCGCCCCTACCCACTGTCCGCAACCG CCGTGCCGCGTCTAAAACAATCAAGGACGTAGAAGCAAACCCAGAAGAAGGAATCGAACTCCCAAGCGGTACCTCAAGTTTCGGCGTTCAGGCCGATATGGACGATACGcgtttttaa
- the LOC121418448 gene encoding electroneutral sodium bicarbonate exchanger 1-like isoform X2: MTFHGFQVYRLRPLDEIECSFDDDRFSTSTPVYTPAVSRDRGLLQESPVSTRIRRARGIMNGPVGEDPEVVVDTGAGRASRHIDNKDISNHRSEEMFGGADKDRKKGHQNGHASPVSNGPSSPMSPAAQILNFENEVGETPQQRVQFLLGGEGENQKETPPVYSEMEELFYDKEGRLLEWKETARWVKYEENVDHGAGRWSKPHVATLSLHSLFELRKFIRNGGVQLNMEAEDLEQIIDLALDHLVATNVLEEDQRIIAREALLTRHRHHKQKKKKEPENKAYNKGRRKSSMFPGMDRSMSDIGRSQSTGNNTVSMEQEAQMKEGEMRKNSSANALTKMPEGARTESRGSVGRVGTSESLDQKEKEVKNEKAKFLRKIPAGAEASNVLVGEVDFVEKPMVAFIRLAEGKILSEITEVPIPTRFVFLLLGPPTEDKKKYREIGRCMATLMTDDVFHEVAYKARDREDLLAGLDEFLEQVTVLPPGTWDPNIRIEPPKQTLSSEMRRQSQHFIHPSDAIKEEDDDKFDLARTGRLFGGLIQDIKKKAPFYWSEYYHALNIQCLASFVFMYIACITPIITFGGLLGDATDDYIAAFESLIGAAICGVAYHLFSGQPLTIIGSTGPILIFETIMYQLCGSFGIDYISFRVWIGFWTCVICIILVATDASALVRYFTRFTEEAFSSLISFIFIVEAFENLFEISHEYPIKTNVKIGEYFDEHAMNVTECMCEYQNETIDPTHYNWTEVTEEDCKAVNGTLTGDCETHHEPVPDVFLFSCALFFGTFVLAYALKNFRNSNFFPTKVRYIISDFGVFMAFLAMTGIDIWVGIPTPKLTVPDTFRPTRPDRGWVIPLFNNPWWTYFAAIVPALLCSILIFMDQQITAVIVNRRENKLKKGFGYHLDLLVIAILLFVMSVLGMPWFVAATVLSINHVDSLRVMSETTIPGEPPKVEGCREQRVTGILVFALIGVSSLLTSVLKFIPMPVLFGVFLYMGISSLRGVQFVDRIMLYLIPAKHQPDYVYLRHVKLWRVHLFTLVQLTCLVLLWLIKTSKASIVFPLMVLAVVFVRKLMEFVFTQYELNVLDDVIPESQKRAKDDEEKILEEEREQKFCNHFKGFLRSHLKHIDSYVINRAASKTIKDVEANPEEGIELPSGTSSFGVQADMDDTRF, translated from the exons ACCACCGATCAGAAGAAATGTTTGGGGGTGCTGACAAGGACCGTAAGAAGGGCCACCAGAACGGGCATGCTAGCCCGGTCAGCAATGGACCCAGCTCTCCTATGAGCCCAGCTGCACAAATACTCAACTTCGAGAACG AGGTTGGAGAGACACCACAACAGCGTGTGCAGTTCTTGTTGGGTGGCGAAGGAGAAAATCAGAAAGAGACACCACCAGTCTACTCGGAAATGGAGGAATTGTTTTATGACAAAGAGGGTCGATTACTGGAATGGAAAGAAACGGCGAG ATGGGTGAAATACGAAGAGAATGTCGACCACGGCGCCGGTAGATGGAGCAAACCTCACGTTGCCACCCTGTCCCTTCACAGTCTCTTCGAACTCCGGAAGTTCATCAGAAATGGTGGAGTCCAACTCAACATGGAGGCTGAGGATCTCGAACAAATCAttg ATCTTGCACTGGACCATCTGGTAGCCACAAACGTGCTGGAGGAGGACCAGCGAATCATCGCCCGTGAGGCCCTCCTTACCCGCCATCGTCATCAcaaacagaagaagaagaaggagccTGAAAACAAAGCCTACAATAaaggacgaaggaaaagcaGCATGTTCCCCGGTATGGACCGCAGTATGTCCGATATTGGCCGCAGTCAGTCCACAGGAAACAACACAGTCAGCATGGAACAAG AGGCACAAATGAAGGAAGGAGAGATGAGGAAAAACTCGAGCGCAAATGCTTTGACGAAAATGCCCGAAGGTGCCCGAACAGAGAGCAGAGGGTCTGTCGGAAGGGTCGGCACATCGGAGAGTCTAGACCAGAAGGAGAAAGAAGTTAAAAATGAGAAG GCCAAATTCCTTCGAAAGATCCCGGCCGGTGCCGAGGCCTCCAATGTACTCGTGGGCGAGGTCGACTTCGTTGAGAAGCCCATGGTCGCCTTCATCCGCCTTGCCGAGGGTAAAATCCTCTCCGAGATCACCGAGGTGCCCATCCCGACCCGCTTCGTCTTCCTCCTGTTAGGACCCCCTACAGAGGATAAGAAGAAATACCGTGAAATCGGCCGTTGCATGGCAACCCTTATGACAGACGAT GTCTTCCACGAAGTAGCTTACAAAGCAAGAGATAGGGAAGATCTATTAGCCGGTCTTGATGAGTTCTTAGAACAGGTCACTGTACTACCCCCAG GTACGTGGGATCCTAATATCCGTATCGAACCCCCCAAGCAGACGCTATCATCTGAAATGAGAAGACAATCTCAGCACTTCATCCATCCCAGTGACGCAATcaaggaagaagatgatgacaaATTTGATCTTGCCAGAACAGGAAG ATTATTCGGTGGTTTAATCCAAGACATCAAGAAGAAAGCACCGTTCTATTGGAGCGAATACTACCACGCCCTCAACATCCAATGCTTGGCATCCTTTGTTTTCATGTACATCGCCTGTATCACCCCCATCATCACATTCGGCGGTTTGCTTGGTGATGCCACGGATGACTACATT GCTGCTTTTGAGAGTTTGATTGGAGCTGCCATCTGTGGAGTTGCGTACCATCTCTTCTCTGGTCAACCTCTTACGATTATCGGTAGTACGGGGCCTATCCTCATCTTTGAGACGATCATGTACCAACTTTGTGG GTCGTTTGGAATTGATTATATCTCGTTCCGTGTTTGGATCGGATTTTGGACTTGTGTGATCTGCATCATCTTGGTGGCTACGGATGCCAGTGCCTTGGTTCGATACTTCACCAGGTTCACGGAAGAGGCTTTCTCGTCTCTCATCTCGTTCATCTTCATCGTAGAAGCCTTTGAGAACCTGTTCGAGATCAGTCACGAGTACCCGATCAAGAC TAATGTGAAGATCGGTGAGTACTTCGACGAGCACGCCATGAACGTGACGGAATGCATGTGCGAGTACCAGAACGAGACCATCGACCCAACTCACTACAACTGGACAGAGGTGACCGAAGAAGACTGTAAAGCCGTCAACGGAACCCTGACCGGAGACTGTGAAACCCACCACGAGCCCGTCCCCGATGTCTTCCTGTTCTCCTGCGCGCTTTTCTTTGGCACCTTTGTCCTCGCCTATGCTCTCAAGAACTTCCGCAATAGCAACTTCTTCCCAACCAAG GTCCGCTACATCATCAGTGATTTCGGTGTGTTCATGGCTTTCTTGGCCATGACTGGAATTGATATCTGGGTGGGCATCCCGACTCCTAAGCTCACCGTACCAGACACATTCAGG CCTACTCGCCCAGACCGTGGATGGGTGATCCCACTCTTCAACAACCCCTGGTGGACTTACTTCGCCGCCATCGTCCCGGCCCTTCTCTGCTCCATCCTCATCTTCATGGACCAACAGATCACGGCCGTCATTGTCAACCGTCGCGAAAATAAACTCAAG AAAGGATTCGGCTACCATCTGGATCTCCTCGTCATCGCCATTCTCCTCTTCGTCATGTCCGTGCTCGGTATGCCGTGGTTCGTCGCCGCTACCGTTCTCTCTATCAACCACGTCGACAGCTTGCGCGTCATGTCGGAGACCACCATCCCCGGAGAGCCTCCCAAGGTCGAAGGCTGCAG GGAGCAACGTGTTACCGGTATCCTGGTGTTTGCTTTGATTGGTGTATCCAGTCTGCTAACTTCAGTTCTTAAG TTCATCCCCATGCCTGTTCTCTTTGGTGTTTTCTTGTACATGGGTATCTCATCACTGCGTGGAGTTCAG TTCGTGGACCGTATCATGTTGTACCTGATCCCGGCCAAACATCAACCCGACTATGTCTACCTTCGCCACGTGAAGCTATGGAGGGTTCACCTCTTTACCCTGGTCCAGCTGACGTGTCTTGTTCTGCTCTGGCTCATCAAGACATCAAAGGCATCAATCGTCTTCCCTCTCATG GTGTTGGCTGTTGTCTTCGTCCGTAAACTCATGGAATTCGTGTTCACTCAGTACGAGTTGAACGTACTGGATGACGTCATACCTGAAAGTCAAAAGCGCGCCAAGGACGACGAGGAAAAGATTTTGGAGGAGGAACGCGAGCAG AAAttctgtaatcattttaaaGGTTTTCTAAGAAGCCACTTGAAGCATATCGACAGTTATGTCATAAA CCGTGCCGCGTCTAAAACAATCAAGGACGTAGAAGCAAACCCAGAAGAAGGAATCGAACTCCCAAGCGGTACCTCAAGTTTCGGCGTTCAGGCCGATATGGACGATACGcgtttttaa